The genomic DNA CCGTCCCATAGCATGTGTTCCATTAGTCGAGATGTGCTCGTACCTTGTTATAGAAATCGATCCAGCTCTTTCGTGTCATCTGCGGCTTCCCCTCTGGATTTCGTCTGGCTATGAGCGAGTTCCATGCATCGAGAACAGCCACTACGTTGCGATAGGGCCAATGCATTTCTTCAGCTGCCTCGGCCAGTTCTCTGGGAATCGTGACGGGTGTCGGAGGGCCGTCAGAATTCTGTCCCTCGCCCTTCATGATGAAATCAAGAGAAGCTCCGAGGACATCGGCAATCTCGAGCAGCTTTTCTGAACTCGGGTTACGTCGATCGTTCTCCACCTCGCTAATGAAACTCTTGCTGACACCTGCTTCCTGAGCCAAGCGATCTTGCGTCCAATCCCGCTTCTCCCGGAGATACTTAATTCTCGAACCGATTGTCCCCATCGCCGCACCTTCGTGATATGTGGTTGTCATACTCACAGCTACGCCTCCTTTCAGGAGAATTTCATCCAAGAACTGCTAGTATGATCTAAGTAATTGAAATAATAGATAAACAAAATAATATATGGGTACTTGAAAGTTCACTTATTCATATTATATACTGATCGAGTGAACTTTTACATGACGGTAGCTCTTCACTTTTTAACCCTGTCAGACAAAAGAGTCAAGCGGTCTCGGCTGAATGACCGTGAGGGAAGGAAGGTTCCATGCCATGGCAAGAGAGCACGTTAATCATAGCGATCTCGTACGATTCGCACAGGAGAAGGTAAATCTTCCCAAAGACAGGGCCGATGCATATCGCACTCAGGCACGCGGCTTACGAGACAAGCTCGAAAACTACCTGAACGAGCATCCCGACTTCACACTCAAAAAGATGATGCTGTCCGGAAGCCTTGCCAAGGGCACGGCGTTGCGTACCCTAAACGACATTGATGTTGCCTGCTACATCAGCGGCGCAGATGCGCCTAACGATGTCGCAGCCTTGCTTCAGTATCTCGCCGAACGTCTACGTAAGGCGTATCCGAATTTTTCTCCGGACCAAGTGAAAGCCCAAACATACAGCGTCACGGTATCCTTTCGGGGAACAGGGCTAGACGTTGATGTCGTGCCGATTCTCTATACTGGAGACCCCCAATGGCGTGGCAATCTTGTCAGCCAGGATGATGGCTCTTTCCTTGAGACCAGCATCCCGCTCCACCTTGATTTCACCCGCAAGCGCAAAGACGCACAGGAAACTCACTTTGCACAGACTGTGCGGCTGATTAAATTTTGGGCACAGAAGATGAAACGTGAGAACCAAGACTTCAGGCTTAAGTCCTTTATGATCGAAATGATTCTGGCCCATCTTTCCGACAAAGGTCTCAAGTTTTCCGATTACCCGGAAGCGCTGCAACACTTCTTCACTTATGTCGCGAAGACCAATCTCCATGAGCGCATCGTGTTTGAGGACTACTACAAATCCTCGCAGGTGGGTTCATTCAAGGAGCCTGTACAGATAATCGATCCGGTCAATGCCAAGAACAATGTCAGCCGGCTCTACACCACTACACAGGTCACTGCAATCGTAGATGCGGCCCTGGATGCGGGCGATGCTGTTGAGGCAGCTCTGAGGGCCCCCACCAAACAAGAAACCGTCTACTACTGGCAGAAAGTCTTTGGCTCAACATTTCAGATATAAGGAGAACTATGAGTACCAGCTTTACCCTTTCCGAGACGACCAGCTTCACAGTCGCACATGCCAAACATATGGCAGCCAAAGTCGCAACTGACCTCAAGCGGTTGCAAGGGTTCTATGGCGATCCGCCTGATCTCCTTATTGATCAGTTCGAAAAAGAAGTCATCGAACTTCTCAAGGGAGGATACCTGGGAAAGGTCACGTACGGTTTTAAGCGCAACGGAAACTGGATCGAACCGACTCTTCAATACACTGCCCGCGATCTCTCA from Nitrospira sp. ND1 includes the following:
- a CDS encoding helix-turn-helix domain-containing protein — its product is MTTTYHEGAAMGTIGSRIKYLREKRDWTQDRLAQEAGVSKSFISEVENDRRNPSSEKLLEIADVLGASLDFIMKGEGQNSDGPPTPVTIPRELAEAAEEMHWPYRNVVAVLDAWNSLIARRNPEGKPQMTRKSWIDFYNKVRAHLD
- a CDS encoding CBASS oligonucleotide cyclase — encoded protein: MAREHVNHSDLVRFAQEKVNLPKDRADAYRTQARGLRDKLENYLNEHPDFTLKKMMLSGSLAKGTALRTLNDIDVACYISGADAPNDVAALLQYLAERLRKAYPNFSPDQVKAQTYSVTVSFRGTGLDVDVVPILYTGDPQWRGNLVSQDDGSFLETSIPLHLDFTRKRKDAQETHFAQTVRLIKFWAQKMKRENQDFRLKSFMIEMILAHLSDKGLKFSDYPEALQHFFTYVAKTNLHERIVFEDYYKSSQVGSFKEPVQIIDPVNAKNNVSRLYTTTQVTAIVDAALDAGDAVEAALRAPTKQETVYYWQKVFGSTFQI